Below is a window of Sulfurisphaera ohwakuensis DNA.
TCCTGTTCCATTATCTCCGAACATTGGTTTTGGCATGAAAGTGGCTATCATTCCATGCTTTGCTGCTACATTTTTTACAACATATTTTAATGTTTGAACTTTATCGGCTGTATCAGCTAATGTAGAGAATCTGAAATCGATTTCGCCTTGTCCAGCTGTAGCAACTTCATGATGAGTAGCTTCTATATTGAATCCAAAGTAATCAGTTAATATATTAATAGCCTCTACTCTTATATCCATTAGCTGATCTACAGGCGGTGCCGGATAATAGCCCTCTTTGTATCTTATTAAAAATCCTCCATTTTTAGCCCATGGGGCTTCTCTAGCGTATATTTTATATCCAGTCCCACTTTGGGGTGTGGCTACATCTAAATCTACTTTATCAAATATAAAGAATTCTAGTTCTGGGCCAAAATAACTAATATAACCTTCTTCTGATTGTTTTTTTTCAGCTTCTTCTGCTATATGTCTTGGATCTCTCTCAAATCTTCCTTTTCCTCCTCCCCAAAATACCTGGGTTATAACTCTAGCAATTCCTTCATTCCAAGGTATAACTGCCATAGTTTGTGGTATCGGCATTAATACCATATCGCTTTCATAAATCATAGTAAATCCTTTTATGCTACTTCCATCTAATTTTCCAAATCCTGTTTTAAATGATTCTTCTGTAAATTCTGAGGCAGGGATAGTAATATGATGCAATCTTCCAGGTAGATCTGTAAACTGTAGATCCACCCATTTTATTTTATTGTCTTTTAGAAATTTCAGAGCCTCTTCGGCTGTTTTAGGTAAACTTGGCATGATTACGAATAGCTTTAATTGTTTAAAAAGATTATTAGTGTTAGATATAAAAACTGTTCAGAAGTTTATATATAATTCTTAATTACAGATTATGCAAATGTAAAATTTTGCTTAAAAATGCATTATAAAAAATAATTGATTAAGTGGTATAAAGTTAAAGAAAACTCTTCATACCAAATATTTTTTAATATATTCTTCTAGTGTTGTCTCATCTACGGCTCCTACTATTTGATCTACTAGATTACCGTTAAGAAAGATCAGGGTAGTTGGTATATTCATGACACCATATTTATCTGCTGTTTTTGGATTTTCGTCAACGTTAAGTCTTCCAAATACTATCTTATCCTTATACTTCTCGGCCATTTTGTTAAATATTGGTTCGTAGATATGACAAGGAGCACACCAGGGTGCCCAGCAATCTACAAACACTACTCTATTTTTTGTTAATATGTCGTCTATGTTACTATCAGTTATAGTTATAGTAGCTTCCTCCTTTTTTAATATTTTTTCGGCTTTTTCTTCTAATCTTTTGGCTATTTCTCTAACTAATGTGTCAATCTCACTCAATTTTATCCACTATATATACTTTCTTCAACTTCTTATAAAATGCTACCTTTGTGTTAACATAATTCAGAAGCTCTTCTTCAATACCATCTTTTTTCTCTTTTACCACGACCATTGCTATAGGTTGCTGTCCTAGTTGACCAGCATCTTCTCCAATTACTTTAGCATCTATTACATTAGGATGAGTCTTTAATATTTCCTCTAAGTCTCTTGGAAATATAGGATAGCCTTTATACTTTAGCATTCTTTTTTTAATCCCTCTGAAATATAGTAATCCCTTATCATCCATACTCATTAGGTCTCCAGTTTTTAACCATCCATTAGAAAATACTTTATTTGTTTCTTCTATGTCTTTATATCCTAGCATTAACCATGGTGCCTTTACCCATAATTCTCCTACTTCACCAGTTTTTGCCTCTTTTCCATCATCTTTAACAATCTTTACCTCGACTTCTGGTAACGGTTTTCCTACGCTAATTACATCTGCATATTCTAATGGTTGAAAAGTAAGTACAAATCCTTCAGTAAATCCGTATTGTTGAACTATCTTTTTACCAAATTTATTGAAAAATGTATTTACGGTATTAGGGAACAAAGGAGCTGCACTACTTACACATAATTCTAAGCTTGAAAGATTAGCATCTATTGTGTTTAAGGAATCGTATACCATTGGGACCGTTGAAAGATAGTTAATAGAATATTTCTCTATCACACTAGCTACACTTTTCGGTTCAAATTTTTTTACTATGTACATTGCTCCACCTGCTTCTAAAGTTACACCTAAAACGCTATTACCGAGAACATGAGCAATTGGTACTGTTAAAATGCTTTTAACTTCTTTTAACTTAGTTGCTCTATATAGAGACAAAGAATTCAATTCCATTCTTTCTGCACTATGTAAAACTTGCATTGTTCTTCCAGCTATTCCAGCATAATAGTATATTAATCCTACTTCATCTTCTCTATATTCATAAGGTGAAGAGAATACATTTTTTCTAGGTACTTCAACTACTGTTTTATAATCCTTTAGTATATTTTTTTCTCTTTCATATACGTCATGGTCTGTGAAGACTAAATCTGGTTTAGAGTCTTCTAATATAAACTTTAAGTCTTCTGCAGAAGTTAATGGATCGACTGCAACAATTTTTCCTCCAGCCCACAATATAGCTAAATAAGCCAGAATGGATTCTACTGTATTGAACATTATATGCACTACTGTGCTACCCGGCGAGATGTTAGATGCTATTTTTGCTATCTCCTGTACCGCTTGCTCATAAGTTAAATTTTTATCTTCACTTATTAAAAAAGTCTTACTAGGAGTTTTTTTACTCCACTCATACACTAATCTGGCTAAGCTCATAAGTCTCTCATATATGAAGTGTTTTGTATGATAAAAATTATTGGGTTATCAAGAATTCATATAACTCTTATTGACTTAGAAGGTAAATTTGGCAGACTTGATGGAGGTATAGGTGTGGCATTAAAATATCCTAGAATTGTCTTAAGAACTGGTAATTGTATTAAACCAGATATAACTCTACCGTTTACAATACCAGATTATTGTATAGAAGAAGATTTTGAAGAACATGTAGGTTTAGGACATACTACCCAATTTCTATTATCAGTAGCAAAATTAGGTGCTGAGTATAACTTAAAGAATATAGATGTGGTAGAATTAGCTAAATTGGTGAAGCGTGGTGGTACTTCTGGTGTTGGGGTTTATGCATTTAAACATGGTGGTTTTATTGTAGATGGAGGTCATTCTAAGAAAATAAAGAAAGAAATTTTACCCTCGGATTACTCTACTGTTTCTCCTCCTCCTTTAATTGCAAGGTATGATTTTCCATGGTACATTTACGTAAATATACCTAAAGAAGGAAGAAAAATATACGGTAAAAGTGAGCTTGAAATATTTAAGAATGCTAAAGTAGAGGGCATTGATACATTAACTAGAATAATATTTATGAAACTTATTCCAGCTGTGATTGAAAATGATTTGGAAGAAGCACTAGAAGCTATAGGTTTGATTCAGAATTTAGGATTTAAAAAGTTAGAAGTTAGTCTTCAAACCGAAGAGGTAAAAATGCTTATGAAACAGTTGTATCAAAAGGGATATTATTCAGGTATTTCTTCTTTTGGTCCAGCAGTATATACTTTTGTAAGAAGCAGAAGGGAAGGAGAAGAGTTAGTTTCATATTTTGGTGGTTTTGTTACAGAGCCTAATAATGAGGGTGCAAAAGTCTTATGGTTGAAAGATTAAATTATGATGAATTTGTGATGGAAGATTTAAAGAACGTTTATAAAGGATTTATTAATGATTTTTTGAGATCTATTTTAGTTCCTAATAGTAGGCTTTATGTTAGAGTAAATACTTTGAAGATTAATGTAGAGAAAATCTTAGCTGAATTAAATTTTCTTGAAAGGGATGAAGATTTTGAAGAAGCTCTTTTTGTGAAGCTAAAGGGACCAAATAAAATTGAAGAGCATGAGACAAAGGTAATTGTAGATAAACATACTGCTGAAAGTGTGATTATGGGTGCTGATGTATATCGCCCAGGAATAAAGAAAGTACTTGGAAATGGTAAGTATGTTAACGTTGTTAGTGAGAACGGTGTAATAGTAGGTGAAGGGGAATTAGTAAATAAAGGCAATTTAGTTGTTAGAGTTTTAAACCCATTGTATTCAGCTCCTAAGTTTGCTGATTTAGAGTATGTTAAAGATGGCTCACTAATCTTACAAGGAAAGGCTTCAATGTATGTTGCTCACTTGCTTGACCCCAAACCTAATGAAAAAATTATTGATATGACGGCTTATCCTGGAGGGAAATTAACTCATATATATCAACTTGAACCTAGGAGTAAGGTTATTGGTTTTGATCATACCAGGAAAAAAGTAGATGAGTTAAGAGAAAAAGTAAAAAAGATGAAAATGAATATAGAAGTTTATTTAGCAGATTCTAGGTATCTTTATGAGGATTTTGGATTGAGGGATGTAGATAAAGTAATTATTGATCCGCCTTGTTCAGCTCTAGGTATAAGACCAAAGGTTTATGACAGGAAAACTAAAGAAGATATTATTAATTTTCATAATTATCAGAGACAATTTATTAATTCTGCATATAAGATTCTGAAGAAAAATGGCATATTAGTTTATTCTACTTGTACAGTAACTACATGGGAAAATGAGAAAGTAATTGATGATGAAAGATTTGAAGTTGAAGATATTATTAGATTTCATCCCAATATTCATGATATGACAGGATTTTTTATAGCCAAATTAATTAAGAGAAAATGATGGTAATAGAAGAATATTTAGGTAAGAAACCTAAAATTGCTGACAAAGTATATATTCATCCTACAGCTTATGTAATAGGAGATGTAAGTATAGGAGAGTTTTCTAGTTTATGGCATTATGTTGTTGTAAGAGGTGATAATGATTCTATTGAAATTGGAAGAGAAACAAATATTCAAGAGAATTCAACAATTCACACGGACATTGGATATAAAGTCATTATAGGAGATAGAGTGAGTATAGGACATAATGCTGTAGTCCATGGCGCTAAAATTTCTTCTAATGTTATTATAGGTATGGGTGCTATACTTTTAAATGGCTCAGAAGTAGGAGAGTATTCTATTATTGGTGCTGGTGCTGTCGTAACTCAAGGCACGAAGATACCTCCTTACAGTATTGCAGTTGGAGTGCCAGCAAAGGTAATAAGAAAGGTTAGTGAGGAAGAAATAAAATTAATTTCCGAGAATGCCGAAGAATATTTAAAACATGTTAGGAGGTTTTTGAAAATTGAATAGAGATCTTAAAGCCTTTAAGTGGTTTATTAAAACTCAAATACTAAAAGATCCCTTCAATCCAGCATATGCAACGTTTAAAGTCACGTCGAGGTGTAATCTTCATTGTACATTCTGTTCACCGGATTATTATTCTGGTAAATTAGGTGAAGGAAGTACTGAAATTATAAAGAGGATTATTGATAATTTGAGAGACTCATCTATTGTTGTATTATCTTTTGAAGGAGGAGAACCAACA
It encodes the following:
- the glnA gene encoding type I glutamate--ammonia ligase; amino-acid sequence: MPSLPKTAEEALKFLKDNKIKWVDLQFTDLPGRLHHITIPASEFTEESFKTGFGKLDGSSIKGFTMIYESDMVLMPIPQTMAVIPWNEGIARVITQVFWGGGKGRFERDPRHIAEEAEKKQSEEGYISYFGPELEFFIFDKVDLDVATPQSGTGYKIYAREAPWAKNGGFLIRYKEGYYPAPPVDQLMDIRVEAINILTDYFGFNIEATHHEVATAGQGEIDFRFSTLADTADKVQTLKYVVKNVAAKHGMIATFMPKPMFGDNGTGMHTHFSLWTKDGKNLMYDPNDEYAELSQIGRYIVGGILEHGRALSAIVSPTTNSYRRLIPGYEAPVYLVWSRSNRSAAIRIPSYYRGMEKAKRLEYRPPDPSCNPYLAFAAILMAALDGIKKKIDPGDPVDENVYHMSEERKKQLKIKELPRSLDEALDELESDSEFLKPVFNSSILNTYIDLKRDEAKTMQQYPHPMELYYYLDA
- the trxA gene encoding thioredoxin translates to MSEIDTLVREIAKRLEEKAEKILKKEEATITITDSNIDDILTKNRVVFVDCWAPWCAPCHIYEPIFNKMAEKYKDKIVFGRLNVDENPKTADKYGVMNIPTTLIFLNGNLVDQIVGAVDETTLEEYIKKYLV
- a CDS encoding class I adenylate-forming enzyme family protein; this translates as MSLARLVYEWSKKTPSKTFLISEDKNLTYEQAVQEIAKIASNISPGSTVVHIMFNTVESILAYLAILWAGGKIVAVDPLTSAEDLKFILEDSKPDLVFTDHDVYEREKNILKDYKTVVEVPRKNVFSSPYEYREDEVGLIYYYAGIAGRTMQVLHSAERMELNSLSLYRATKLKEVKSILTVPIAHVLGNSVLGVTLEAGGAMYIVKKFEPKSVASVIEKYSINYLSTVPMVYDSLNTIDANLSSLELCVSSAAPLFPNTVNTFFNKFGKKIVQQYGFTEGFVLTFQPLEYADVISVGKPLPEVEVKIVKDDGKEAKTGEVGELWVKAPWLMLGYKDIEETNKVFSNGWLKTGDLMSMDDKGLLYFRGIKKRMLKYKGYPIFPRDLEEILKTHPNVIDAKVIGEDAGQLGQQPIAMVVVKEKKDGIEEELLNYVNTKVAFYKKLKKVYIVDKIE
- a CDS encoding beta-ribofuranosylaminobenzene 5'-phosphate synthase family protein; its protein translation is MIKIIGLSRIHITLIDLEGKFGRLDGGIGVALKYPRIVLRTGNCIKPDITLPFTIPDYCIEEDFEEHVGLGHTTQFLLSVAKLGAEYNLKNIDVVELAKLVKRGGTSGVGVYAFKHGGFIVDGGHSKKIKKEILPSDYSTVSPPPLIARYDFPWYIYVNIPKEGRKIYGKSELEIFKNAKVEGIDTLTRIIFMKLIPAVIENDLEEALEAIGLIQNLGFKKLEVSLQTEEVKMLMKQLYQKGYYSGISSFGPAVYTFVRSRREGEELVSYFGGFVTEPNNEGAKVLWLKD
- a CDS encoding methyltransferase domain-containing protein; the protein is MVERLNYDEFVMEDLKNVYKGFINDFLRSILVPNSRLYVRVNTLKINVEKILAELNFLERDEDFEEALFVKLKGPNKIEEHETKVIVDKHTAESVIMGADVYRPGIKKVLGNGKYVNVVSENGVIVGEGELVNKGNLVVRVLNPLYSAPKFADLEYVKDGSLILQGKASMYVAHLLDPKPNEKIIDMTAYPGGKLTHIYQLEPRSKVIGFDHTRKKVDELREKVKKMKMNIEVYLADSRYLYEDFGLRDVDKVIIDPPCSALGIRPKVYDRKTKEDIINFHNYQRQFINSAYKILKKNGILVYSTCTVTTWENEKVIDDERFEVEDIIRFHPNIHDMTGFFIAKLIKRK
- a CDS encoding gamma carbonic anhydrase family protein; translated protein: MVIEEYLGKKPKIADKVYIHPTAYVIGDVSIGEFSSLWHYVVVRGDNDSIEIGRETNIQENSTIHTDIGYKVIIGDRVSIGHNAVVHGAKISSNVIIGMGAILLNGSEVGEYSIIGAGAVVTQGTKIPPYSIAVGVPAKVIRKVSEEEIKLISENAEEYLKHVRRFLKIE